In Bacteroidota bacterium, one genomic interval encodes:
- a CDS encoding proline dehydrogenase family protein, producing the protein MFNKMIAGLLPHFPKRLIWSFSKKYIAGAELKDAIRVSKELNSQNIMITVDVLGEFITNLSQADETRDEYLEVIEEFEKNKIDGNYSVKPTSFGLLLDEEKAYQNIRAVVAKAAEYGNFVRIDMEDSPCTDLEITLYRRLKGEFPTNVGLVVQAYMRRTFSDIKGLMDIHSDIAPTNYRLCKGIYIEPEEVAYKDFDEVNEHFLKDLEYMFQNGIYAGIATHDEFLVEGAFKLIEKYNMPKEGYEFQMLYGVTPKLRQRVIDAGHRIRVYVPFGKDWFGYSTRRLKENPNILSHAMKSIISRG; encoded by the coding sequence ATGTTTAATAAAATGATAGCGGGACTGTTACCACATTTTCCAAAGAGGTTAATATGGTCATTCTCAAAAAAATATATTGCAGGAGCAGAGTTGAAAGATGCAATTCGAGTTTCGAAGGAGTTAAATTCACAGAATATTATGATAACTGTAGATGTTCTTGGAGAATTTATTACAAATTTATCCCAGGCCGATGAAACCAGGGATGAGTATCTGGAAGTAATAGAAGAGTTTGAGAAAAATAAGATTGATGGAAACTATTCTGTAAAACCTACTTCTTTCGGACTATTGCTTGACGAAGAAAAAGCTTATCAAAATATTCGTGCAGTAGTTGCAAAAGCGGCCGAATACGGGAATTTTGTTCGTATCGATATGGAAGATTCTCCGTGTACCGATCTTGAGATTACACTGTACAGAAGGCTGAAAGGTGAATTTCCAACAAATGTTGGTTTGGTTGTTCAGGCTTATATGCGCCGTACTTTTAGTGATATAAAAGGCCTTATGGATATACATTCGGATATAGCTCCTACAAATTATCGTTTGTGTAAAGGGATATATATCGAACCTGAGGAGGTTGCATATAAAGATTTTGATGAAGTAAATGAACACTTTCTGAAAGATTTGGAATATATGTTCCAAAATGGAATCTATGCCGGAATTGCAACTCATGATGAGTTTCTGGTAGAAGGAGCTTTTAAACTGATCGAAAAATATAATATGCCTAAAGAAGGTTATGAGTTCCAAATGCTTTATGGTGTTACTCCAAAACTTCGTCAAAGAGTAATTGATGCAGGCCATAGAATAAGAGTTTATGTGCCATTTGGAAAAGATTGGTTTGGATACTCGACACGTAGATTAAAAGAGAATCCAAATATACTTTCTCACGCTATGAAATCTATCATTAGTAGGGGATAA
- a CDS encoding YiiX/YebB-like N1pC/P60 family cysteine hydrolase, which produces MNAYKPVEGDLLFQDLDCGLTCDAIEEVTWGRDSVKFSHIGLVVSDDEGWKVLEAVSIGVTLTPLHEFLKRSSDKNGNPKVWVGRVKEDYNSILVSLINNVPDVLGMEYDDEFIYNNGKYYCSELIYDLFKEANHNNAFFELEPMTFKSLKTGEFFPVWIEYYQKLNVPIPQDSLGINPAGISRSEKIEIVNKLGDIEERGYFDMR; this is translated from the coding sequence TTGAATGCTTACAAGCCGGTAGAAGGAGATTTACTATTTCAGGATTTGGATTGTGGATTAACCTGCGATGCTATTGAAGAGGTTACATGGGGCAGAGATTCAGTGAAATTTTCTCATATAGGATTGGTAGTGAGTGACGATGAAGGATGGAAAGTTTTGGAAGCAGTCTCAATTGGAGTGACTTTAACTCCATTACATGAATTTTTGAAAAGAAGCAGTGATAAAAACGGAAATCCAAAAGTTTGGGTAGGAAGAGTAAAAGAAGATTATAATTCGATTTTGGTTAGTTTGATAAATAATGTTCCCGATGTTCTTGGAATGGAATATGATGATGAATTTATCTATAATAATGGAAAATATTACTGTTCTGAGCTGATTTACGACCTGTTTAAAGAAGCTAATCATAATAATGCATTCTTTGAATTGGAACCTATGACTTTTAAGTCTTTAAAAACCGGTGAATTTTTTCCTGTATGGATAGAATACTATCAAAAACTGAATGTTCCAATTCCTCAGGATTCTTTAGGGATAAATCCTGCAGGTATTTCTCGTTCCGAAAAGATAGAGATTGTAAATAAATTAGGAGATATTGAAGAAAGAGGATATTTTGACATGAGATAA
- a CDS encoding ferritin family protein — protein MEKFNSIDEILDYAIQSEQDAVDFYTNLAEKASNIAVKKIFLKNADEEKVHKIKLEKVKAEGVFAEEFKGGVPDLKISDYIVAKPPSKIDDYADALRLAMHREKGAYKLYTVLGESTNNSDLKKLFARLAEEEASHKLKFEIEYDDYVLKEN, from the coding sequence ATGGAAAAATTTAATTCAATTGACGAAATACTCGATTATGCAATTCAATCGGAACAGGATGCAGTTGATTTTTATACCAATCTTGCGGAAAAGGCAAGTAACATTGCTGTGAAGAAAATATTTTTGAAAAATGCAGATGAAGAAAAAGTACATAAAATCAAACTTGAAAAAGTAAAAGCGGAAGGTGTTTTTGCAGAAGAGTTTAAAGGAGGCGTACCTGATTTAAAAATATCTGATTATATAGTTGCAAAACCACCAAGTAAAATAGATGATTATGCTGATGCCCTACGGCTTGCAATGCACAGAGAAAAGGGTGCTTATAAACTTTATACTGTTTTGGGAGAATCAACAAATAATTCAGATCTGAAGAAATTATTTGCCCGTTTGGCCGAAGAGGAAGCCAGTCATAAGCTGAAGTTTGAAATAGAGTATGATGATTATGTTTTGAAAGAAAACTGA